A single Nomascus leucogenys isolate Asia chromosome 14, Asia_NLE_v1, whole genome shotgun sequence DNA region contains:
- the LOC115838332 gene encoding ankyrin repeat domain-containing protein 36B-like, protein MYPFCFSVSSQKQPAEETTSDEKDSVRNIVTEIKDGQQSGTVSPQKQSAWKVTFKKKVSFLNIATRIMGSRKSGTGNLAIHI, encoded by the exons ATGTATCCCTTTTGCTTTTCAGTGTCTTCTCAGAAACAACCAGCTGAGGAG ACTACAAGTGACGAGAAAGATTCTGTGAGGAATATAGTCACAGAAATAAAGGATGGACAACAATCTGGGACAG tGTCTCCTCAGAAACAATCGGCCTGGAAG gttacatttaaaaagaaagtttcttttttgaatattGCCACAAGAATAATGGGTAGTAGGAAATCTGGAACAGGTAATTTGGCAATACACATTTAA